A window of Exiguobacterium sp. FSL W8-0210 contains these coding sequences:
- a CDS encoding AraC family transcriptional regulator produces MWLESIQRVIDYIEDHLEDSLDLNVLTKVAQMQAYPLQRAFSLLAMMTLPEYIRGRRLTLAAQQLTQTDEKIIDLALRFGYETPEAFTKAFKRQHGCSPTLMRNERRPIHAYNRLSIQVTLKGLEQMDYQLIERPALQISGWRKHFSTQDGAQKQLIPLFWNDVNHSGQDATLFKQNDGQIEGVIGVCSNFTETSMDYWIATTTTEILPDQETMTIPASLWATFPVVGPMPHAIQEMWQRIYQEWLPSHEYDPLPHAELEVYSAGDPSAADYQSAIWIPVRPRD; encoded by the coding sequence ATGTGGCTCGAATCGATTCAACGCGTTATTGACTATATCGAAGATCATTTAGAAGACTCGCTCGATCTCAACGTTTTGACAAAAGTCGCTCAGATGCAGGCTTATCCTTTACAACGGGCGTTTTCGTTACTTGCGATGATGACGTTACCGGAATACATCCGAGGACGACGTCTGACGCTCGCAGCGCAACAATTGACACAGACGGACGAAAAAATCATCGATCTCGCCTTACGTTTTGGTTACGAGACGCCGGAAGCTTTCACAAAAGCTTTCAAACGTCAGCATGGTTGTTCGCCGACGTTGATGCGAAACGAGCGACGTCCGATTCACGCCTATAACCGCCTGAGCATTCAGGTGACCTTGAAGGGACTGGAGCAAATGGATTACCAACTCATCGAACGACCGGCTTTACAGATTTCAGGATGGCGAAAACATTTCTCGACGCAAGATGGTGCCCAAAAACAGCTGATTCCGTTGTTTTGGAATGATGTAAATCATTCTGGTCAAGATGCTACTTTGTTCAAACAAAATGACGGTCAGATTGAAGGTGTGATTGGTGTCTGCTCCAATTTCACCGAAACATCGATGGATTATTGGATCGCGACGACGACAACAGAAATCCTACCCGATCAGGAAACGATGACGATTCCGGCGAGTCTTTGGGCGACGTTTCCGGTCGTTGGTCCAATGCCGCATGCCATTCAAGAGATGTGGCAGCGTATCTATCAAGAGTGGCTCCCATCGCATGAATATGATCCTCTCCCTCACGCTGAACTCGAAGTTTATTCGGCAGGCGACCCATCTGCCGCCGATTATCAATCTGCCATCTGGATTCCGGTGCGTCCGCGCGACTGA
- a CDS encoding NAD(P)H-binding protein, whose amino-acid sequence MPTRLALAGATGYIGHNLLNELKKKYDVIALSRNGDDKDNEERVEWRSCDLFSLDDTIEGMKGADIAVYLVHSMMPSAKLTQGSFENMDLLLADNFARAAKENGIRQIIYLSGIIPEETENLSRHLKSRLEVERVLGAYGTPVTTIRAALIVGPKGSSFPILSKLVKRLPVMALPRWTRNKTHPVALPDVIHALGESVDRDDVKDRAIDIGGPEAMTYKEMILKTADIMGKRQPTIDIPLLTVKLSRLWVTLVSGEPKETVYPLVESMVHEMVADPEKMIPGISDGKITFEQSVRDALKEEEKQKESSSSSSSTPDVLDVRSVQRVLLPKDRDADWAADDYMNWLSSFARPFLSSTVQDQVVGIHIPFYEQPLLELTKEPVHDRHMATYRITGGLFAKVEQDSRGRIEFRQIPGTQECIIAIHEFVPAMPWILYKATQANVHLLVMYLFKLHLLRRIHSTEQESTRADKIVPSS is encoded by the coding sequence ATGCCAACGCGCTTAGCTTTAGCCGGAGCCACCGGATACATTGGTCACAATTTACTGAACGAACTAAAGAAAAAATATGACGTCATCGCCCTTTCACGAAATGGTGACGACAAGGACAATGAGGAACGCGTCGAATGGCGATCGTGCGACCTCTTTTCTCTAGACGATACGATCGAAGGCATGAAAGGAGCGGACATCGCTGTCTACCTCGTCCATTCGATGATGCCATCTGCTAAATTGACACAAGGATCGTTTGAGAATATGGACTTATTGTTAGCCGATAACTTCGCCCGTGCCGCAAAAGAAAACGGCATCCGGCAAATCATCTACTTAAGTGGCATCATTCCCGAGGAAACAGAAAATCTATCGCGTCACTTAAAGAGTCGACTTGAAGTCGAACGCGTTCTCGGTGCATATGGAACACCGGTGACAACGATCCGTGCTGCGTTAATCGTTGGTCCTAAAGGTTCATCGTTCCCAATCTTATCGAAACTCGTCAAACGTCTACCCGTCATGGCACTCCCACGATGGACACGTAACAAGACCCATCCTGTCGCCTTACCCGACGTCATTCATGCCCTTGGTGAAAGTGTCGATCGCGATGACGTTAAAGACCGAGCCATCGATATCGGTGGACCGGAAGCGATGACCTATAAGGAGATGATCCTTAAAACAGCCGACATCATGGGTAAACGACAACCGACGATCGATATTCCTTTATTGACCGTTAAATTATCGCGCCTTTGGGTGACGCTCGTGTCCGGAGAACCAAAAGAAACCGTCTATCCACTCGTTGAAAGCATGGTCCATGAGATGGTCGCAGATCCTGAAAAAATGATTCCCGGCATCAGTGACGGTAAAATCACATTCGAACAATCAGTCCGAGATGCGTTAAAAGAGGAGGAAAAACAAAAAGAATCTTCTTCCTCATCGTCTTCGACACCAGACGTTCTTGACGTCCGTTCAGTCCAACGGGTTCTTTTACCAAAGGATCGTGATGCCGACTGGGCAGCCGACGATTATATGAACTGGTTGTCATCATTCGCCCGCCCCTTCCTATCGTCAACCGTGCAGGATCAAGTCGTCGGAATCCACATTCCGTTTTACGAACAACCTCTGCTTGAATTGACGAAGGAACCGGTTCACGATCGACACATGGCGACGTACCGGATTACCGGTGGATTATTTGCAAAAGTCGAGCAAGATAGCCGTGGTCGGATTGAATTCCGGCAAATTCCTGGTACGCAAGAATGTATCATCGCTATCCATGAATTCGTCCCTGCAATGCCTTGGATACTCTACAAGGCAACACAGGCAAATGTTCACCTGCTTGTGATGTATCTCTTCAAATTACACTTGTTGCGCCGAATTCATTCGACGGAGCAAGAATCGACACGCGCGGACAAAATCGTCCCGTCGTCTTGA
- a CDS encoding dynamin family protein yields MRSFEERLSNQLEATASLATLIQPSTDQLRLDKLDKFATKLLKREFTIAFVGHFSAGKSSMINALTGESVLPTSPIPTSANIVTLQQGETDSAIIHFHEQPSVRLTATEQEEHLQSLGKSGDVRQIDLTHAASALPPGLVLMDTPGVDSVDDAHRVSTESALHLADILFYVMDYNHVQSELNFMVTDELQVAVPELYLIVNQIDKHRDDELSFDAFRRSVHASFAEHDVVPKGIFFTSLRDPAHPHNDFTEVEQLVKQSIRDAQPKLLTSAALTLESLHQEHTRYLTRLVSETHETMAEQLNDTERQDPAKVETELARVSQQLEARQPDRWVQTFSLHRDQLLKNATLMPFELREKMRRFLESRQRDFKVGLFRSAKKTEAAQAEIAQDVLRAYQTVTASEISLHLRNLMKQSLRDLGLLQDTHIVAIDQLSLDPPLSVLESALPTGITITGESVLQFTNRVAEQTQAWFVKETNAWRELIRQELTTTFPKEQSELLQQQTSLQHKWNSVQAWQQATVALERYEHGVASPSDQQLEQARTQVSIWEEQLIQQEAAIVSFTGYESVTETTAFEIATTISEQQAVRYAPEDVARIRQHLNGLQGFEDAVAYLNDKLDRLTHQSFTIALFGAFSAGKSSFCNALLGDKVLPVSPNPTTASINRIHPVDVAHPHGVAEVTFKSEAAMLEDLNEAMVETMTFESTKQAYDTLLPRTALLTDPFLRSFLKGFPAVQSFIGTVQTVDQDAFKQYVAQEERSCFVDVIDFYYDSPLTRLGVTLVDTPGADSINARHTDVAFDYIKNADAILFVTYFNHAFARADREFLIQLGRVKDAFELDKMFFLVNAIDLAASDSERQDVLNYVASELQRFGIRSPRLYGVSSLQGLTEKQQERSDSTSGLPEFEEAFHHFLAEDLTGLAKVSLSEQTEKTVQRLERFIAATEANLLRKEERLAELSALEQQVTDRFEDNRTALIEPALKAEIHELLHHVVQRIYYRFPDFFKESYNPVRFAQTGKGAALQDALTELLTFLRFDFEQELRVTHFRVDQWLESALIRRQQEEQQLLEQWNESFQLAPVTVSRLNEMTFDGPFEDATPYVGVKRHFRNAKAFFEKNEKEQLKEELATLTKQEALAYTATQEERLLAVASAHLDTSLTAVSEHLLRQTLEQLESERATLQAQETLTPYKQAAKQIRSLTQHVTS; encoded by the coding sequence ATGCGCTCATTTGAGGAACGATTATCGAACCAACTCGAGGCGACGGCTTCACTCGCCACATTGATTCAACCTTCAACGGATCAACTCCGTTTAGATAAACTAGATAAATTCGCCACAAAACTATTAAAACGAGAGTTCACGATTGCGTTTGTCGGTCACTTTTCTGCTGGGAAATCGAGCATGATCAACGCCTTGACAGGTGAATCAGTCTTACCGACGAGTCCGATTCCGACGAGTGCGAACATCGTGACACTTCAGCAAGGTGAGACGGATTCAGCAATCATACACTTTCATGAACAGCCGTCTGTTCGTCTGACAGCAACAGAGCAGGAGGAGCATCTTCAATCGCTTGGGAAAAGTGGTGATGTCCGACAAATCGATTTGACGCATGCCGCGTCCGCGCTTCCGCCTGGTCTCGTCTTGATGGATACGCCAGGCGTCGACTCGGTCGATGATGCCCACCGGGTCTCAACGGAGTCTGCCCTTCACTTGGCTGATATCTTGTTTTACGTCATGGATTACAATCATGTTCAATCCGAATTGAACTTCATGGTGACGGATGAATTACAAGTTGCCGTGCCGGAATTATATTTAATCGTCAATCAAATCGATAAACATCGTGACGATGAACTATCATTCGACGCCTTCCGTCGTTCGGTCCATGCGTCCTTCGCCGAACACGATGTCGTACCGAAAGGGATTTTCTTTACGAGCCTACGGGACCCAGCCCATCCGCATAACGATTTCACGGAAGTCGAACAACTCGTCAAACAAAGCATTCGCGACGCTCAACCGAAGTTGTTGACTTCTGCCGCTCTGACACTTGAAAGTCTTCACCAGGAGCATACACGTTATCTCACACGTCTCGTCTCAGAAACCCACGAGACGATGGCTGAGCAATTGAATGACACTGAACGACAGGATCCGGCGAAAGTCGAAACCGAATTAGCGCGTGTCTCGCAACAGTTAGAAGCACGTCAACCGGACCGCTGGGTACAGACGTTTTCGCTTCATCGGGATCAACTTTTGAAAAATGCGACATTGATGCCGTTCGAATTACGCGAGAAGATGCGCCGCTTCCTCGAGTCACGTCAGCGTGATTTCAAGGTTGGATTATTCCGTAGCGCGAAAAAAACGGAAGCAGCTCAAGCAGAGATTGCACAAGATGTGCTCCGTGCCTATCAGACAGTGACCGCTTCTGAAATTTCGCTTCATTTACGTAACTTGATGAAACAATCGTTACGTGACCTTGGTCTCCTACAGGATACGCATATCGTCGCAATCGATCAGCTCTCACTTGACCCACCGCTTTCCGTACTCGAAAGTGCCTTGCCAACCGGTATTACGATTACAGGTGAATCAGTGCTCCAGTTCACGAATCGTGTCGCCGAACAGACACAAGCGTGGTTCGTCAAGGAAACGAACGCATGGCGTGAGCTTATTCGTCAAGAGTTGACGACAACTTTCCCGAAAGAGCAATCTGAGCTATTGCAGCAACAGACGTCACTACAGCATAAATGGAATAGCGTTCAAGCATGGCAACAAGCTACCGTAGCACTCGAACGATATGAGCATGGCGTTGCTAGTCCATCCGACCAACAACTCGAACAGGCTCGGACGCAAGTTTCAATCTGGGAGGAGCAATTGATTCAGCAAGAAGCGGCAATCGTCTCCTTTACCGGGTATGAATCGGTGACAGAAACTACTGCGTTTGAAATTGCGACGACGATCAGTGAGCAACAAGCCGTCCGTTATGCACCGGAAGACGTCGCTCGAATCCGTCAGCATCTGAATGGTCTTCAAGGTTTTGAAGATGCCGTCGCTTATTTGAATGACAAATTGGACCGACTGACACACCAATCGTTCACGATTGCCTTATTCGGTGCCTTCAGTGCCGGAAAATCATCGTTTTGCAATGCCTTACTCGGAGATAAGGTCCTCCCTGTCTCTCCGAATCCGACGACGGCATCAATCAACCGGATTCACCCTGTTGACGTAGCACACCCGCACGGCGTGGCAGAAGTCACGTTCAAGTCGGAAGCAGCGATGCTTGAGGACTTAAATGAAGCAATGGTCGAAACGATGACGTTCGAGTCAACGAAACAGGCATACGATACGCTCTTACCACGTACCGCGTTACTGACGGACCCGTTTTTGCGTTCTTTCTTAAAAGGATTCCCTGCCGTGCAATCCTTCATCGGTACCGTTCAGACGGTCGATCAAGATGCATTTAAACAGTATGTCGCGCAGGAAGAACGAAGCTGTTTCGTAGATGTCATCGATTTCTATTACGATAGCCCGTTAACACGTCTTGGCGTGACGCTCGTCGATACACCGGGAGCAGATTCAATCAATGCCCGTCATACTGATGTCGCTTTTGATTACATCAAGAACGCGGATGCGATCTTATTCGTCACGTACTTCAATCATGCCTTCGCCCGCGCTGACCGTGAATTCTTGATTCAACTCGGTCGTGTCAAAGACGCATTCGAACTCGATAAGATGTTCTTCCTCGTCAACGCGATTGATCTTGCTGCGTCAGATAGCGAACGTCAAGATGTCTTGAACTATGTCGCGTCGGAATTGCAACGCTTCGGGATTCGATCGCCTCGACTGTATGGAGTCTCGAGCTTACAAGGTCTCACGGAAAAGCAACAAGAGCGATCGGATTCAACTTCCGGTTTACCTGAATTCGAGGAGGCATTCCATCACTTCCTAGCGGAGGATCTGACCGGTCTCGCCAAAGTATCGTTGTCTGAGCAGACGGAAAAGACCGTACAGCGACTCGAACGATTTATCGCTGCGACTGAAGCGAATCTGTTGCGAAAAGAAGAACGGTTGGCTGAGCTGTCTGCTTTAGAACAGCAGGTCACGGATCGTTTCGAAGACAATCGCACCGCTTTGATCGAACCTGCACTCAAAGCAGAGATCCATGAGCTGTTGCACCATGTCGTACAACGCATTTATTACCGTTTCCCCGACTTTTTCAAGGAATCCTATAATCCTGTTCGTTTTGCTCAAACTGGCAAAGGAGCGGCATTACAGGATGCATTAACGGAACTGTTGACGTTCCTTCGGTTCGATTTTGAACAAGAGCTCCGGGTCACGCATTTCCGTGTCGATCAATGGCTCGAATCGGCCTTGATCCGGCGTCAACAAGAGGAGCAACAGTTGCTAGAGCAATGGAACGAATCCTTCCAACTCGCACCTGTCACGGTCTCTCGATTAAACGAAATGACGTTCGATGGTCCATTCGAAGATGCAACGCCTTATGTCGGCGTCAAACGCCACTTCCGGAATGCGAAAGCTTTCTTTGAGAAAAATGAGAAGGAGCAGTTGAAGGAGGAGCTTGCGACATTAACTAAGCAAGAAGCACTCGCGTATACTGCCACTCAAGAAGAACGCTTGCTTGCAGTCGCGTCGGCACATCTGGACACTTCTTTGACAGCCGTTTCAGAGCACCTATTACGCCAAACACTCGAGCAACTTGAGAGTGAACGCGCGACGTTACAGGCACAAGAGACGCTGACTCCTTATAAACAAGCAGCAAAGCAGATTCGCAGTCTGACGCAACACGTCACTTCATAA
- a CDS encoding IS1182 family transposase codes for MFKDYNMNQLVLPLDLEVRLQENDIAFAVHHLVESIPDDVFDPFMRTTGCPAYHPRMMMKIILCAYTQSVFSGRKIEGLLSDSLRMMWLAQGNAPSYRTINRFRVHPAVTPILKQAFVTFRCHLVEMGEINEEAIFIDGTKLEANANRYTFVWRKSIERHSSSLVDKSNRIYDNLVEQDILPEIERESPDELTLSELEHMGEALDAHIASINQKIEASSDTQERKRLRSERKEPRLLRKEITDFIERKQRYALQKRTLAGRNSYSKTDTDATFMRMKEDHMQNGQLKPGYNVQIATEGQYTLAYDIYPNPTDARTLLPFLDEISSYLPLPPHIVADAGYGSQENYQDILMRRGRIPLIPYTMFEKEKSRKWRNDPFNTVNWSYDERSDRFVCPNGQDVTFRYMSKRTDRYGFTRDFKVYESEGCDGCPFRSRCTKAKEGRHRQVHINTSWEEQKEQMKKWLSDQKTGSLYAKRKIDVEPVFGYLKANLSFTRFSVRGKAKVKRELGFILMAVNLRKWLIQSVARRAT; via the coding sequence ATGTTTAAAGATTATAACATGAACCAGCTGGTTCTGCCCTTAGATTTAGAAGTTCGTCTTCAAGAAAATGATATCGCGTTCGCTGTCCATCATCTCGTCGAATCCATTCCGGATGATGTTTTCGATCCTTTCATGCGGACGACGGGATGCCCTGCTTATCATCCGCGGATGATGATGAAAATCATTTTATGTGCCTACACACAGTCGGTCTTCTCCGGTCGGAAGATTGAAGGATTACTATCCGATAGTCTGCGGATGATGTGGCTAGCGCAAGGGAATGCGCCGAGCTATCGTACCATCAACCGTTTTCGAGTGCATCCCGCAGTCACTCCAATCTTGAAGCAAGCCTTCGTTACCTTCCGTTGCCATCTCGTCGAGATGGGAGAAATCAATGAAGAAGCCATCTTTATCGATGGTACAAAGCTAGAGGCGAATGCGAACCGATACACCTTTGTTTGGCGGAAATCGATCGAACGTCATAGTTCGTCTCTCGTGGACAAATCGAATCGTATCTATGACAACCTCGTCGAACAAGACATCCTACCGGAAATTGAACGAGAAAGCCCGGACGAGCTCACTCTCTCAGAACTCGAACACATGGGTGAAGCTTTAGACGCACATATCGCTTCCATCAACCAAAAAATCGAGGCGAGTTCGGATACTCAAGAAAGAAAACGTCTACGTTCTGAACGGAAGGAACCACGTCTCCTTCGAAAGGAGATTACAGATTTCATCGAGCGGAAACAGAGATACGCCCTCCAAAAGAGGACGCTCGCTGGACGGAACAGCTATTCGAAAACAGACACAGACGCGACGTTCATGCGAATGAAGGAAGATCATATGCAAAATGGACAACTCAAGCCAGGCTATAACGTTCAAATCGCGACCGAAGGACAGTACACACTCGCTTATGATATTTATCCGAATCCGACGGATGCCCGGACGTTACTCCCCTTTTTAGATGAGATCAGCTCATATTTACCACTACCACCGCATATCGTTGCGGATGCCGGCTATGGGAGTCAGGAGAATTATCAGGATATTCTGATGCGCCGAGGGCGCATTCCACTCATCCCTTATACGATGTTCGAAAAAGAAAAGTCTCGAAAATGGCGCAATGATCCATTTAACACAGTAAACTGGTCTTATGATGAAAGGTCGGATCGTTTTGTGTGCCCTAATGGACAGGACGTAACATTCCGTTACATGTCCAAGAGAACAGATCGGTACGGATTCACGCGTGATTTCAAGGTGTATGAAAGCGAAGGGTGTGATGGCTGCCCGTTTCGCTCCCGTTGTACCAAGGCCAAAGAGGGTCGTCACCGACAGGTACACATAAACACTTCATGGGAAGAACAAAAAGAACAGATGAAAAAATGGCTTTCAGATCAAAAAACAGGATCCCTCTATGCGAAACGGAAGATAGACGTGGAACCAGTTTTTGGATATCTGAAGGCTAATTTGAGTTTCACTCGCTTTTCTGTGAGAGGAAAAGCGAAGGTGAAGCGTGAGCTCGGCTTCATCCTCATGGCCGTAAATTTAAGAAAATGGCTCATCCAAAGCGTTGCCCGAAGGGCAACTTGA
- a CDS encoding phenylacetate--CoA ligase family protein: MQLKESIYFHSPIFIQNLLTTLQGRRLFHERYGPAYQQRLQELKQKLGRPIDVRAEQLHRLNDFLSFCQTHSSYYQELFSTIALELPLQSIDELKQIPPLTKEILRQQNEDVHAHVHAPILGKTGGTTGKSIQVHYTKEDMQIRMAHLDFFKWTHGVDQGMRRASFTGQTLASTNQKAPVYWRMNKVINQMLFSIKNINPKTAAAYIEQLNRFQPESIDGLPSGMIEVARYAKKYGMTCTFRPKAIFPTAEMMTAEERALIEDVFHAPIYDQYASSEGAPIVAECPYGKKHLHYEMGIIERDEDGEILVTSFDTHGTPLVRYRVGDRMTLSQETCPCGHQGPIIASIDGRGRSFIQLRNGHRVFEGELAGIVRAFPNCIERVQYIQETRDEVVLLYVPDERCLEKEHEKKLFFVLDRLFDGQLNVVMHAVPEIPKEISGKTLLIKQQYAWHTKEAGT, translated from the coding sequence ATGCAGCTCAAAGAATCGATCTACTTTCACTCACCGATTTTCATCCAAAACTTGTTGACGACTTTACAAGGACGTCGCCTGTTCCATGAACGATACGGTCCCGCCTATCAGCAGCGCTTACAAGAACTGAAACAGAAGTTAGGACGACCGATTGACGTTCGAGCAGAACAATTGCATCGATTAAACGACTTCCTTTCTTTTTGCCAAACACATAGTTCATACTATCAGGAATTGTTTTCTACCATTGCACTAGAGCTCCCGTTACAATCGATTGACGAACTAAAACAGATTCCCCCTTTGACGAAAGAAATCTTACGCCAACAAAATGAGGACGTCCATGCGCACGTCCATGCCCCGATTCTCGGAAAAACGGGCGGTACGACTGGTAAATCGATTCAAGTGCACTATACAAAGGAAGATATGCAAATCCGAATGGCACATCTTGACTTCTTCAAGTGGACCCATGGAGTCGATCAAGGGATGCGCCGCGCAAGTTTTACCGGTCAAACCCTTGCTTCGACGAATCAAAAGGCACCGGTTTATTGGCGAATGAATAAAGTCATCAATCAGATGTTGTTCTCGATTAAAAACATCAATCCGAAAACCGCCGCTGCCTACATTGAACAACTCAATCGGTTTCAGCCGGAATCGATTGATGGTTTGCCTTCAGGAATGATCGAAGTCGCGCGATATGCTAAAAAATATGGGATGACCTGTACGTTTCGACCGAAAGCGATTTTCCCGACGGCAGAGATGATGACGGCAGAAGAACGAGCACTCATCGAAGACGTCTTCCATGCACCGATCTATGATCAGTATGCGTCGTCAGAAGGGGCGCCGATCGTCGCCGAATGTCCTTATGGGAAAAAACATCTACATTATGAGATGGGAATCATTGAACGCGATGAGGACGGCGAAATTCTTGTAACGAGCTTCGATACGCACGGAACACCTCTCGTCCGTTACCGCGTTGGCGATCGGATGACGCTCAGTCAGGAAACGTGCCCTTGTGGTCATCAAGGTCCGATCATCGCTTCAATCGACGGACGGGGGAGAAGCTTCATTCAACTCAGAAACGGACACCGTGTCTTTGAAGGCGAACTTGCGGGAATCGTTCGAGCGTTCCCGAACTGTATCGAACGCGTACAATATATTCAAGAGACGCGGGACGAGGTTGTTTTATTATATGTTCCGGATGAACGATGCTTAGAGAAAGAACATGAGAAGAAGCTCTTTTTCGTTCTGGACCGACTGTTTGACGGACAATTGAATGTCGTCATGCACGCGGTACCGGAAATTCCGAAAGAAATCAGTGGAAAAACGTTACTGATTAAACAACAGTATGCATGGCACACAAAAGAGGCTGGGACATAA
- a CDS encoding phenylacetate--CoA ligase family protein, with amino-acid sequence MGIKEQIYNRSPLFLQHLFTTLYGYQLHRERYGPVYQERFRMLLEREHTTIDVKAEQLDRLNDFLRFCTEHSPYYRQLFTSHGICLPLTDLSELKHIPVLSKEILRTHMEDIQTDVAAPIIGKTGGTTGTSLQVRYTIPDMQIRMAHLDYFKATHGVYRGMRRISFTAQDLVPERQQVDVYWRMNRAANQLLFTVKRLSPRTMAAYLEAIERFQPETIDDLPSAMIELARFAKREGIRLTCQPIAIFPTAERIDAEERQVIEEVFHGPVFDQYASSEGAPIVSECRFGQKHLHHEMGIIELDSYGEILVTSFDTHGTPLIRYRVGDRMTLSQRNCSCGHPGPIIESIDGRGRAFIQKPDGKKIFEAQLSSLVKHLPNSIERIQYVQMTTDSVSIYYVPDAERFSQSDERILMERLYRLFGRDIHLDVQAVSYIDAEESGKILLVKSSLTG; translated from the coding sequence ATGGGTATCAAAGAGCAGATCTACAATCGCTCTCCTCTATTTCTCCAGCACCTCTTCACAACCCTCTATGGGTATCAATTGCATCGCGAACGTTATGGACCGGTCTATCAAGAACGGTTCCGGATGCTCCTCGAACGAGAACATACGACGATCGACGTCAAAGCGGAACAACTTGATCGTTTAAATGACTTCCTTCGCTTCTGTACTGAACACAGTCCCTATTACCGTCAGCTCTTCACTTCACATGGCATTTGCCTACCGTTAACGGACTTATCCGAACTAAAACATATTCCTGTACTATCAAAAGAAATATTACGAACGCACATGGAGGACATTCAAACAGATGTCGCTGCGCCAATCATAGGGAAAACGGGTGGAACAACAGGCACGTCACTGCAAGTACGATATACGATACCGGATATGCAAATTCGCATGGCCCATCTGGATTATTTCAAGGCGACCCACGGTGTCTACCGTGGCATGCGACGAATCAGCTTTACGGCACAGGATCTCGTACCCGAGCGTCAACAGGTGGACGTCTACTGGCGGATGAATCGAGCGGCGAATCAACTCTTGTTCACGGTGAAACGGTTATCCCCACGGACGATGGCAGCGTATCTTGAAGCCATCGAACGTTTTCAACCAGAAACGATTGATGATCTTCCGTCAGCGATGATTGAGCTCGCCCGGTTCGCGAAGCGAGAAGGGATCCGCTTGACGTGTCAACCGATTGCGATTTTCCCGACGGCAGAACGGATCGACGCGGAAGAGCGCCAAGTCATCGAAGAAGTGTTTCACGGACCAGTCTTTGATCAATATGCATCGTCTGAAGGGGCACCTATCGTTTCTGAATGTCGGTTTGGTCAAAAACATCTGCACCATGAGATGGGGATCATCGAACTCGATTCATACGGGGAGATTCTCGTGACGAGTTTTGATACTCACGGCACCCCCCTCATTCGCTACCGGGTCGGAGATCGGATGACGCTCAGTCAGCGCAACTGTTCCTGTGGTCACCCGGGACCAATCATCGAATCGATTGACGGCAGGGGGCGGGCCTTCATCCAAAAACCGGATGGGAAAAAGATTTTTGAAGCGCAACTGTCGAGTCTTGTCAAACATTTGCCAAACAGTATCGAGCGTATTCAATATGTTCAAATGACGACAGATAGCGTATCGATCTACTATGTTCCGGACGCAGAGCGGTTCAGTCAATCAGACGAACGAATTCTGATGGAACGGCTGTACCGTTTATTCGGTCGTGATATCCATCTCGATGTACAAGCCGTTTCTTATATCGATGCTGAGGAAAGTGGGAAGATCTTGCTCGTCAAATCAAGTTTAACAGGATGA